From Myxococcus guangdongensis, the proteins below share one genomic window:
- a CDS encoding VOC family protein: MGKMRVARPTRSLAPVVRFYREGLGFELRGGFEDHAGFDGVMLGCPGMPYHLEFTVEQGHEAPRAPSKDHLLVFYVPERDEWKARVTRMVQAGFEPVRSHNPYWDVNGVTFEDPDGYRVVLYQGEWTR; the protein is encoded by the coding sequence ATGGGCAAGATGAGGGTGGCGCGTCCGACACGGAGTCTCGCGCCCGTGGTGAGGTTCTATCGGGAGGGACTCGGCTTCGAGCTGCGAGGTGGCTTCGAGGACCACGCGGGCTTCGACGGAGTGATGCTCGGTTGCCCCGGCATGCCCTACCACCTGGAGTTCACGGTGGAGCAAGGTCACGAGGCTCCGCGTGCGCCGTCGAAAGACCACCTGTTGGTCTTCTACGTGCCGGAGCGCGACGAGTGGAAGGCGAGGGTGACACGCATGGTGCAAGCGGGCTTCGAACCCGTGCGCTCACACAACCCTTATTGGGATGTGAATGGGGTGACCTTCGAGGACCCGGATGGGTACCGCGTGGTGCTCTATCAAGGAGAGTGGACGCGGTAG